One Pseudodesulfovibrio cashew DNA window includes the following coding sequences:
- a CDS encoding ParA family protein: MARRIVVANQKGGVGKTTTSVNLAASLAVMEKKVLLVDCDPQGNASSGLGFYPGDRRENIYTVLFDPKKVHKAIYETDVPFLHILPGTQDLVGAEIELVGEIGREHYLRELVMGIDEEYDFIIIDCPPSLGLLTVNALCAATEMLVPLQCEYYALEGIAQLLMTYEKVRKRLNTELKILGVVLTMYDGRNRLSWQVKHEVRKAFPQHLFDTIIPRNVRLSEAPSFGKPVINYDIKSKGAEAYLALAQEVERSSTAPA, encoded by the coding sequence GTGGCGAGAAGAATCGTTGTAGCTAATCAGAAGGGCGGTGTCGGCAAGACGACCACGTCCGTGAATCTGGCGGCGTCTTTGGCGGTGATGGAAAAAAAGGTTTTATTGGTGGACTGCGATCCACAGGGGAACGCCTCGAGCGGGCTCGGGTTCTACCCGGGAGACAGACGCGAAAACATCTACACCGTGCTGTTCGACCCCAAGAAGGTGCACAAAGCCATTTACGAAACCGACGTGCCGTTCCTCCATATCCTGCCGGGAACGCAGGATCTGGTAGGTGCTGAAATCGAATTGGTAGGGGAGATCGGACGCGAACATTACCTGCGGGAATTGGTGATGGGGATTGATGAGGAGTATGATTTCATCATCATCGATTGTCCTCCGTCCCTTGGGTTGCTTACGGTCAATGCCCTTTGCGCAGCAACGGAGATGCTGGTCCCGCTTCAGTGTGAGTATTACGCTTTGGAAGGTATAGCGCAGTTGCTCATGACATACGAAAAGGTGCGCAAGAGACTTAACACCGAGTTGAAGATTCTCGGCGTGGTTCTGACCATGTATGATGGGAGGAACCGGCTGTCCTGGCAGGTCAAGCATGAGGTGCGCAAGGCCTTTCCTCAGCATCTTTTCGATACGATCATACCGCGGAACGTCCGTCTTTCCGAGGCGCCAAGCTTCGGCAAGCCCGTGATCAATTACGATATCAAGTCAAAAGGGGCTGAGGCCTACCTGGCACTGGCGCAGGAAGTGGAGAGGAGCTCCACGGCGCCGGCCTGA
- a CDS encoding ATP-dependent 6-phosphofructokinase, giving the protein MSKEAVLKYNTEIPTLGPAKTTTPLGHTKYVDESQPQSLIMTPEELAELENDTVTMHFEKAGPRKKIYFDPSKTKCAIVTCGGICPGINDVIRALVLEAHFNYNIRTVLGIRNGFRGFIPKYGYDVMELTPERVTNIHHFGGTILGTSRELQDPAEIVDSLERLNINVLFVIGGDGSMRAAKAIMDETFRRKRKISVIGIPKTIDNDINFITRSFGFDTAVGKATEAIQCAHVEATGVDMGVGLVKLMGREAGFIAAQATLALQEVNFLLVPEVKFSLEGENGFLAALERRLDSRKHAVIVCAEGAGQDLMCEKIKRDESGNPELGDICGLLMQRIREYFEKRGKECTLKFIDPSYIIRSVAANAADRVYCTFLGQQAVHAAMAGKTGMVVTHLKSSMVHLPLDLVALKRRSLNPHSDYWCTVMESTGQESYFLT; this is encoded by the coding sequence ATGTCGAAAGAAGCTGTATTGAAATACAATACCGAGATTCCGACCCTTGGCCCGGCCAAGACGACCACCCCCCTTGGCCACACCAAGTATGTGGATGAAAGCCAGCCGCAGAGTCTGATCATGACGCCCGAAGAGCTGGCCGAGCTGGAAAACGATACTGTGACCATGCACTTCGAAAAGGCAGGGCCGCGAAAGAAAATCTACTTCGACCCCTCAAAGACCAAGTGTGCCATCGTCACCTGCGGCGGTATCTGTCCGGGCATCAACGATGTCATCAGGGCTCTGGTCCTGGAGGCGCATTTCAACTACAACATCCGCACTGTTCTTGGAATTCGTAATGGATTTCGAGGTTTTATCCCGAAGTATGGCTACGACGTCATGGAGTTGACTCCCGAACGGGTGACCAATATCCACCATTTCGGCGGCACCATTCTCGGAACCTCCCGGGAATTGCAGGACCCGGCCGAGATCGTCGATTCCCTGGAGCGGCTCAATATTAACGTCCTGTTCGTTATCGGCGGCGACGGCTCCATGCGGGCCGCCAAGGCAATCATGGATGAAACTTTCCGCCGCAAGCGCAAGATATCCGTCATCGGGATCCCCAAGACCATCGATAACGACATCAACTTTATCACCCGATCCTTTGGTTTTGACACGGCGGTAGGGAAGGCCACCGAGGCTATTCAGTGTGCCCACGTCGAGGCTACGGGCGTGGACATGGGCGTCGGCCTGGTCAAGCTAATGGGCAGGGAGGCCGGCTTTATCGCGGCTCAGGCGACCCTTGCCTTGCAGGAGGTCAATTTCCTCCTCGTGCCCGAAGTGAAGTTCTCCCTTGAAGGGGAGAACGGTTTCCTGGCCGCCCTTGAGCGAAGGTTGGACTCTCGGAAGCACGCCGTTATCGTCTGCGCTGAAGGAGCCGGTCAGGACCTGATGTGCGAAAAAATCAAACGGGATGAATCCGGAAATCCTGAATTGGGCGACATCTGCGGCCTGCTCATGCAGCGCATCAGAGAATATTTCGAAAAACGGGGCAAAGAATGCACTCTCAAGTTCATTGATCCCAGCTACATAATTCGTTCCGTGGCGGCCAATGCCGCTGACAGGGTCTATTGCACTTTCCTTGGCCAGCAGGCCGTACACGCCGCCATGGCAGGTAAGACAGGTATGGTCGTGACCCATCTCAAGTCCAGCATGGTTCATCTTCCCTTGGATCTGGTGGCCCTCAAGCGTCGTTCTCTCAATCCGCACTCCGACTACTGGTGC
- a CDS encoding NAD-dependent epimerase has product MKLLVTGAAGFIGFHLSLRLTNEGHEVVGLDNLDPYYDVNLKKARLDILSQSELFRHVNISLQDERSMSDLFKTEKFTHVINLAAQAGVRYSIENPMAYVNTNLVGFANVLEGCRHNEVEHLVYASSSSVYGMNTKMPLSPHEGVDHPMSLYAATKKSNEMMAHSYSNLYDLPTTGLRFFTVYGPWGRPDMALFLFTKNILEEKPINVFNYGKMRRDFTYIDDIVEGVVRVTKNIATANPDWDGDNPDPCTSSNPYRVYNIGNNQVVELSRYIEVIEEVVGKKAIYNYMPMQPGDVPATEADVSDLMQDVGFKPDTSIEFGIRKFIEWYREYYNA; this is encoded by the coding sequence ATGAAACTTCTTGTTACCGGAGCTGCCGGATTCATCGGCTTTCATCTTTCCTTACGCCTCACCAACGAGGGCCATGAAGTGGTGGGTCTGGACAATCTTGATCCATACTATGACGTCAACCTCAAGAAAGCTCGACTCGACATACTTTCTCAAAGCGAGCTATTTCGTCACGTAAACATCAGCCTTCAGGATGAACGCTCCATGAGTGATCTTTTCAAGACCGAAAAGTTCACCCATGTGATCAACCTGGCAGCGCAGGCCGGCGTCAGGTACTCCATCGAAAATCCCATGGCCTACGTGAACACCAACCTGGTGGGCTTCGCCAATGTTCTTGAGGGGTGCCGTCACAATGAAGTAGAGCACCTTGTTTACGCTTCCAGCAGTTCTGTCTATGGCATGAACACCAAGATGCCGTTGTCGCCTCATGAAGGGGTTGATCACCCCATGAGCCTGTACGCTGCCACCAAGAAGTCCAACGAGATGATGGCGCACTCTTATTCCAACCTCTATGATCTGCCCACAACTGGTCTTCGTTTCTTTACCGTATATGGTCCTTGGGGCAGGCCAGACATGGCGCTTTTCTTGTTCACCAAAAACATTCTTGAGGAAAAACCCATCAATGTTTTCAACTACGGCAAAATGCGCCGCGACTTCACCTATATTGATGACATCGTCGAAGGCGTAGTCCGTGTGACCAAAAACATTGCAACTGCCAATCCCGATTGGGATGGTGATAATCCCGATCCTTGCACCAGCTCCAACCCCTACCGTGTCTATAACATTGGTAATAACCAGGTTGTGGAGTTGTCGCGTTACATAGAGGTCATCGAAGAGGTTGTCGGCAAAAAGGCCATCTACAACTATATGCCCATGCAGCCGGGCGATGTTCCTGCCACCGAGGCAGATGTCAGCGATTTGATGCAGGATGTTGGATTCAAGCCCGACACCAGCATTGAATTCGGGATTCGGAAATTCATCGAGTGGTACCGAGAGTATTACAACGCTTAG
- a CDS encoding ParB/RepB/Spo0J family partition protein — MSSGNRGLGRGLDALLGGVREDAEITVESSEVRMIPIASITPNPHQPRREFSREALEDLSSSIKARGVLQPVLVRPLEEGRYELVAGERRMRASKMAGLEEIPTLVRDMTDQESLAIALIENLQREDLNAVEEALGYQQLQRQFGLSQEELARQVGKSRSAVANSLRLLNLPESIQTDIQQGALTAGHGRAIMSVADNAIQDELHRRIADNGLTVRQAEAQAVFWKQNGRLPGAEEVGEPVSNSRSGTSVTKPIDPKLKELQTRLGDLLNIKVKISGSQEKGKITMSYSDEDSLRSIVEKLGSEMI; from the coding sequence ATGAGTTCGGGTAACAGAGGGCTTGGCCGTGGGCTCGACGCCCTGTTGGGTGGGGTTAGGGAAGATGCCGAGATTACGGTTGAATCGTCGGAAGTCCGGATGATTCCCATCGCGTCCATCACGCCCAACCCCCACCAGCCGCGACGGGAGTTTTCCAGGGAAGCCCTTGAGGACCTCAGTTCTTCCATCAAGGCGCGTGGCGTACTCCAACCGGTGCTTGTCCGGCCCTTGGAAGAAGGGCGCTACGAGCTGGTCGCAGGTGAGCGTCGTATGCGCGCTTCCAAGATGGCCGGTCTTGAGGAGATTCCCACGCTGGTCCGGGACATGACCGACCAGGAGAGTCTGGCCATCGCGCTCATCGAGAATCTCCAGCGCGAGGATCTCAATGCGGTGGAGGAAGCTCTGGGGTATCAGCAGTTACAGCGCCAGTTCGGCCTCAGTCAGGAGGAACTGGCCAGGCAGGTGGGCAAAAGCCGGTCCGCAGTGGCCAACTCGTTGCGACTTTTGAATCTCCCCGAGTCCATCCAAACGGATATCCAGCAGGGTGCGTTGACGGCGGGGCACGGTCGCGCCATCATGTCGGTTGCCGACAACGCCATTCAGGACGAGTTGCACCGCCGGATTGCTGATAACGGTTTGACCGTCCGGCAGGCTGAAGCGCAAGCCGTGTTCTGGAAGCAGAACGGCAGACTCCCTGGTGCGGAAGAGGTTGGTGAACCTGTGAGCAACTCCAGGAGCGGAACATCCGTGACCAAGCCCATTGATCCAAAACTCAAAGAGCTACAGACACGGCTGGGTGACTTGCTGAATATTAAGGTTAAAATTTCAGGCAGCCAGGAAAAAGGCAAGATTACGATGAGTTATTCAGATGAAGATTCATTGCGGTCTATTGTGGAAAAATTGGGTTCCGAGATGATTTGA
- the rfaE1 gene encoding D-glycero-beta-D-manno-heptose-7-phosphate kinase — translation MTLEQIHSAIAALKGNKVMIIGDLMLDHYMIGGVERISPEAPVPVVRVERESSLLGGAGNVARNIVSLGGHAMLVSTVGTDEDGNTLDRLCREAEIATKLIRDPARPTTKKTRIIASNQQVVRVDQELAVPLQQAEFDELFNYLSSVINDYPVIILSDYGKGFISREFMDRFMCLIETCERRPLVLVDPKTVNYDLYTGVDLLTPNTKEAGEGAGFPVTGQDTVIRAGRALFERLCCNNLLITMGGDGMALFEGVDSIRHIPTFARKVYDVTGAGDTVIATVALALSAGIGLLTACTLANYAAGIVVGQVGAATTSLEEMAETVDELPEPQVTNW, via the coding sequence ATGACTCTAGAACAAATCCATTCCGCCATAGCCGCGCTCAAAGGCAACAAGGTCATGATCATTGGCGATCTGATGCTGGATCATTACATGATCGGCGGTGTTGAGCGCATTTCACCGGAGGCGCCTGTTCCCGTGGTCCGCGTGGAGCGGGAGTCTTCCCTGCTCGGTGGCGCAGGTAACGTCGCCCGCAATATTGTCTCCCTGGGCGGTCATGCGATGCTTGTTTCCACCGTGGGTACGGATGAGGACGGCAATACCCTGGATCGGCTTTGCCGGGAGGCAGAAATCGCTACGAAGCTCATTCGCGACCCTGCCCGCCCAACCACCAAAAAAACCCGTATCATCGCCAGCAACCAGCAGGTGGTCAGGGTAGACCAGGAGTTGGCAGTACCCCTGCAACAGGCCGAGTTCGACGAATTGTTCAACTATCTGAGCAGCGTGATCAATGACTATCCGGTGATCATTCTGTCCGACTACGGCAAGGGGTTCATTTCCCGGGAGTTCATGGATCGGTTCATGTGCCTGATAGAGACCTGCGAACGCCGTCCGCTGGTCCTGGTCGACCCCAAGACCGTGAATTACGACCTCTACACCGGGGTGGACTTGCTCACTCCCAACACCAAGGAAGCCGGGGAGGGTGCCGGGTTCCCGGTGACGGGGCAGGATACCGTCATCCGGGCAGGACGAGCCCTGTTCGAGCGTCTGTGCTGCAACAACCTGCTGATCACCATGGGCGGAGACGGCATGGCCCTGTTCGAGGGAGTGGACTCCATTCGGCACATCCCCACCTTTGCCCGCAAGGTCTATGACGTGACAGGTGCAGGCGATACGGTCATTGCCACCGTGGCCTTGGCGCTGTCAGCCGGGATTGGCCTCCTGACAGCCTGCACCCTGGCAAATTACGCAGCCGGCATAGTGGTGGGCCAGGTGGGCGCGGCCACAACCTCGCTTGAAGAAATGGCGGAGACCGTAGACGAACTCCCGGAACCTCAGGTTACCAACTGGTGA